A genomic region of Oceanispirochaeta sp. contains the following coding sequences:
- a CDS encoding CCA tRNA nucleotidyltransferase gives MRIKIPEEVRTISSVIKRAGFRSYLVGGAVRDQLLGLSAKDYDLCTDARPEEIMSLFRKVIPTGIKHGTVTILLNKQSYEITTFRIDGIYSDGRRPDKIAFTDDLTEDLKRRDFTINSIAYDVLENKLYDPNGGEADLKAGIIRAIGIPEERFREDGLRSIRACRFASQLNFKIEDETIHGIRNCLYNIKDLSAERIYEEFLKIMKTERPSLSFHLFQKTGILSLILPELSLCAGVTQKGSHDFDVFEHLLRSCDAAPADNSDVRFAALFHDLGKPAVKCLGEDGIVTFYNHENESVRIAEGIMNRYRFPKNKMTRIQQLIQNHMFHYTDEWTDAAVRRFIRKIELSYLEDQYLLRQADIEGMSSDPIPENYYGLRDLKLRVGDILQEGNAFTVRDLAVNGKDIITSTGFPGGPKVGIILDFLLESVLDDPRQNNREKLLEIAERYSATLD, from the coding sequence ATGAGAATAAAAATTCCTGAAGAAGTACGAACAATCTCCTCTGTTATTAAAAGAGCCGGCTTTCGAAGTTACCTGGTGGGCGGGGCCGTGAGAGATCAACTTCTAGGTCTCTCTGCCAAGGATTATGACCTGTGCACAGATGCCCGCCCGGAAGAAATAATGTCATTATTTCGAAAAGTCATCCCTACAGGAATTAAACATGGAACAGTCACGATACTACTCAATAAACAGTCTTATGAAATAACAACATTCAGAATTGATGGAATTTATAGTGATGGCCGGAGACCGGATAAAATTGCCTTCACCGATGATTTGACAGAAGACCTTAAACGCAGGGATTTTACAATCAACTCCATTGCCTATGATGTACTGGAGAATAAATTATATGATCCCAATGGTGGTGAAGCTGATTTAAAGGCCGGTATTATCAGAGCCATTGGTATTCCTGAGGAAAGGTTCAGGGAAGATGGACTGAGGTCCATCAGAGCCTGCCGTTTTGCTTCACAGTTGAATTTCAAGATCGAAGATGAGACGATCCATGGAATCAGAAACTGCCTTTATAACATTAAGGATCTCTCTGCCGAAAGAATTTATGAAGAGTTTTTAAAAATCATGAAAACTGAAAGACCTTCCCTATCGTTTCATCTCTTTCAAAAGACTGGGATATTGTCTCTGATTTTACCTGAGTTGAGTCTTTGTGCCGGTGTGACCCAAAAAGGATCCCATGATTTTGATGTCTTTGAACACCTGCTAAGAAGCTGTGACGCGGCTCCTGCTGATAATTCTGATGTTCGTTTTGCTGCCTTGTTCCATGATCTGGGAAAGCCTGCTGTCAAATGTCTTGGAGAAGATGGAATTGTAACTTTCTATAATCATGAAAATGAGTCGGTCAGAATTGCAGAGGGAATCATGAATCGCTATCGTTTCCCCAAAAACAAGATGACCCGGATACAACAGTTGATACAAAATCATATGTTTCATTATACGGATGAATGGACAGATGCTGCGGTCAGACGTTTTATACGTAAAATAGAACTGTCATATCTGGAAGATCAGTATTTGCTCCGGCAGGCTGATATTGAGGGTATGAGTTCCGATCCAATCCCTGAGAACTACTATGGTCTAAGAGATTTGAAACTCCGTGTAGGAGATATACTTCAGGAAGGAAATGCTTTTACAGTTAGAGATTTGGCTGTGAATGGAAAAGATATCATTACCAGTACAGGCTTTCCAGGAGGTCCCAAGGTGGGCATCATACTGGATTTTTTATTGGAATCTGTGCTGGATGATCCCCGGCAGAATAACAGAGAGAAACTGCTTGAAATAGCTGAAAGATATTCAGCCACACTGGATTGA